The following coding sequences lie in one Alloacidobacterium dinghuense genomic window:
- a CDS encoding arginine repressor, giving the protein MSKTERHNAIRELVAAAAISNQEELRRKLIKRGFDVTQATVSRDIHELRLFKGPNGYALPSGNGNGRNEDEDLPSIHDVLSSFGLKVNQALNQLVLITTSGSAQAVALGIDHEDWSEVVGTLAGDDTVLIICPDLKRASQLRARLEEMIG; this is encoded by the coding sequence TTGAGTAAAACAGAAAGACACAATGCGATCCGCGAGCTGGTAGCTGCAGCAGCTATCTCTAATCAAGAGGAGCTGCGCCGCAAGTTGATAAAGCGTGGTTTTGATGTCACGCAGGCCACCGTGTCGCGGGATATTCATGAATTGCGCCTCTTTAAGGGACCGAACGGTTACGCACTGCCAAGCGGTAACGGTAATGGGCGCAATGAGGACGAAGATCTTCCCTCGATTCACGATGTGTTAAGCAGCTTCGGGCTAAAAGTGAATCAGGCGCTGAACCAGCTTGTCCTGATTACAACCAGCGGCAGCGCGCAGGCGGTAGCTCTGGGCATCGACCACGAAGACTGGTCCGAGGTAGTCGGGACGCTCGCCGGAGACGACACGGTATTGATCATTTGCCCGGATCTGAAACGAGCCTCTCAATTGCGTGCTCGTCTCGAAGAAATGATCGGGTAA
- the argC gene encoding N-acetyl-gamma-glutamyl-phosphate reductase, protein MKKTLQTAVMGVTGYAGLELARLLLRHPKLQGSSPLFLGRAEATAHATPLTDLHPHLLDNNGSRSLKLEPFSWGLLRDRGVDVLFLATPHEQSRELAPAAIEHGLRVIDLSGAWRLDDAQNRSVYKFEDEGSATAVSVQTKSVYGMPELHRGEIKDAVLVANPGCFATSVILALKPLQAQGWIDLDRGIVSDSKSGVSGAGKTPSAKTHFMHAADNLSAYGVFGHRHTGELLEQLDLLPEQVIFTPHLLPIPRGILSTIYVSFKDAKQATEIEACYREFYRDSPMVRVFPSGQLPQIQYSVRTNYCDIGFHLAPDGRRCVIVSCLDNLLKGAAGQAVQNLNVMYGWNESEGLA, encoded by the coding sequence ATGAAGAAGACTTTACAAACTGCGGTAATGGGAGTGACGGGATATGCCGGCTTGGAACTGGCGCGTCTGCTGCTGCGTCATCCGAAGCTGCAAGGCAGCTCGCCTTTGTTCCTTGGACGCGCAGAAGCAACAGCCCATGCAACGCCTCTGACAGACCTGCATCCTCATTTACTCGACAACAATGGGTCTCGCTCATTGAAGCTTGAACCATTTTCATGGGGGCTGCTTAGAGACCGTGGGGTCGACGTACTCTTTCTGGCGACACCGCATGAGCAATCGCGCGAATTGGCTCCCGCAGCGATCGAGCACGGGCTCCGCGTCATAGACCTGAGTGGTGCATGGCGGCTGGATGACGCGCAAAACCGTTCCGTTTATAAATTCGAAGACGAAGGTTCGGCGACGGCAGTATCGGTGCAAACGAAGAGTGTTTACGGTATGCCGGAGCTGCATCGTGGCGAGATCAAAGACGCAGTACTGGTTGCGAACCCCGGTTGCTTTGCAACGTCCGTCATCCTGGCTCTTAAACCCTTGCAGGCTCAAGGCTGGATCGATCTTGATCGTGGCATCGTCAGCGATTCGAAGTCCGGTGTTTCGGGTGCAGGAAAAACGCCGTCTGCCAAGACGCATTTTATGCACGCTGCGGACAATCTCTCCGCTTATGGCGTATTCGGCCATCGACATACTGGAGAATTGCTCGAACAGCTCGATCTGCTGCCCGAGCAAGTTATCTTCACGCCGCATCTGCTGCCGATTCCGCGCGGCATTCTTTCGACCATTTATGTGTCATTTAAGGATGCCAAGCAGGCAACAGAGATCGAGGCTTGCTATCGCGAGTTTTACAGGGACAGCCCGATGGTCCGGGTCTTCCCCTCTGGACAGTTGCCCCAGATTCAATATTCGGTACGCACGAACTACTGCGATATCGGTTTCCACCTGGCTCCCGATGGACGACGATGCGTGATCGTGTCCTGCCTGGACAACCTGCTGAAGGGCGCTGCCGGACAGGCAGTGCAAAACCTGAACGTAATGTATGGATGGAACGAATCGGAGGGGCTGGCGTGA
- the argB gene encoding acetylglutamate kinase, whose protein sequence is MKYVVKLGGAALENPELCESCAKAIAELVKDGNQVALVHGGGVQLTKTLKLLGKQSEFIAGLRVTDAETRDTALMVLSGRVNKSLVASLGGHGQAAVGLCGGDGLIFRARKKRTAPDLGFVGEIVASDTRWLEAIWKMGAVPVISSLALGFDGEYYNINADEMAAACAAACKADALVFLTDVPGVRDANGEVMRWLSVDRIAALTNDAVISGGMLPKLSACREALLQGVKRVRILPAELAGVLPDLCSTRVAHGTEVMVA, encoded by the coding sequence GTGAAATACGTTGTCAAACTTGGCGGTGCGGCCCTTGAGAATCCAGAGTTGTGCGAAAGCTGCGCCAAAGCCATTGCCGAATTGGTGAAAGACGGAAACCAGGTGGCTTTGGTACACGGCGGCGGCGTGCAGCTGACGAAGACACTCAAGCTATTGGGGAAGCAAAGCGAATTTATCGCGGGTCTGCGCGTCACCGACGCCGAGACGCGCGACACGGCCCTGATGGTTCTGAGCGGGCGCGTGAATAAATCGCTGGTCGCTTCACTCGGGGGTCATGGACAGGCTGCCGTCGGACTCTGCGGCGGTGACGGCTTGATCTTCCGCGCGCGTAAAAAGAGAACGGCACCCGATCTCGGCTTCGTTGGAGAGATCGTCGCATCCGACACACGCTGGCTGGAGGCGATCTGGAAAATGGGCGCAGTGCCGGTCATTTCAAGTCTCGCTCTCGGATTCGACGGCGAGTATTACAACATCAATGCGGACGAAATGGCCGCCGCGTGCGCAGCTGCCTGCAAGGCGGATGCGCTTGTTTTCCTCACCGATGTACCCGGCGTTCGGGATGCTAATGGCGAAGTGATGCGCTGGCTGAGTGTGGACCGGATTGCGGCTCTTACAAATGATGCCGTAATCAGCGGCGGAATGCTGCCAAAGCTCAGCGCCTGTCGCGAAGCACTCTTGCAAGGAGTCAAGCGCGTACGCATCCTGCCCGCGGAATTGGCCGGCGTGTTGCCCGATCTATGCAGCACGCGCGTTGCCCACGGCACAGAAGTAATGGTCGCATAG